A single window of Pseudophryne corroboree isolate aPseCor3 chromosome 5, aPseCor3.hap2, whole genome shotgun sequence DNA harbors:
- the LOC134929615 gene encoding myb-related transcription factor, partner of profilin-like produces MSRDNQTRSAPSPTPSDLSLHSNEEWEPTQEADATDQASSDQPRSSRAHEKSKKKPSKKARSQPEEQSEEEASGEDAGQKKPRGPRYTEAENCVLVDCVDRSYDVLYGPRAQKTAFKVKRNIWESIASQVTAISGNRRSTRNCLKRYSDCRRQTKKKMGIQRRHETATGGGPALNLKWLPWEDVIRRRLNPAMVEGVRGGVDSSRPAGFPEEEEPPRRRRKAGDQPSKRRSDDRPAQRTSPAHRTSPAHGPSPVQQASAAARGPSTAPQASRAHRSSPVRHSSSSRSWSPVHQTTSAHRLSPVRQTPSATTPQDGRQTTAPARRPSPDRLLSRSSGTVTEEPQDTTLVDQSPDLFESTGLTDETFLGFEDSRADVSSQTLEKYSETRTSGAPGAAASQDGEVVPRTSSGLASGIGSYFRPDLLLQESSEDGEVEVQDAPVATFLRE; encoded by the exons atgtcaagggacaatcagacccgatccgccccttcccccaccccctcggatctatccctgcatagcaatgaggagtgggagccaacccaggaggcggatgcgaccgaccaggcatctagtgaccagccgcggtcgtcaagggcccatgagaagtccaagaaaaagcctagtaaaaag gcaagaagccagccagaggagcagtcggaggaggaagcctctggtgaagatgcaggacagaaaaagccgcgtggacccagatacactgaggcggaaaactgtgtcctagtggattgcgtcgacaggtcctacgacgttttgtatggaccaagggcacagaaaacagcatttaaggtaaagcggaacatctgggaatccatcgccagtcaagtaactgcaatttctggaaaccgccggagcaccagaaattgcttgaagcggtacagtgattgccgcagacagaccaagaagaagatggggattcagcgccgacatgagacagctacgggaggtggcccggctctcaatctgaagtggctaccctgggaggacgttattagaaggcgcttgaaccctgccatggtcgaaggagttcgcggaggtgtggactccagccgtcctgctggctttcccgaggaggaagaaccgcccagaagacggaggaaggcgggagaccagccgtccaaaaggaggtctgatg acagacctgcccagaggacatcacctgcgcacaggacatcgccagcgcacggaccgtcacctgtgcagcaggcatcggcagcagcgcgcggaccatcaactgcgccgcaagcatcgcgagcacacagatcgtcacctgtgcgccacagttcgtcatcgcgcagttggtcacctgtgcaccagacgacgtcagcgcacagactatcacctgtgcgccagacaccgtcggcgaccacaccacaagatgggcgccaaactacagctcctgcgcgcaggccatcaccagatcgtcttctctccaggagctctgggactgtgactgaagagcctcaagacacaacccttgtggaccaatcacccgatctgtttgagtctacagggttaactgacgaaacttttcttgggtttgaggacagccgtgcagatgtatccagccagacccttgaaaagtattccgaaacgaggacaagtggagctcctggagcagcggcatcacaggatggagaag tggtgccacgaaccagcagcggactagcttcggggattggttcgtacttcaggccggatctcctcctacaggagtcgtcagaggatggcgaggtggaagtgcaggacgCTCCAGTTGCTACATTCCtgcgtgagtaa